Within bacterium, the genomic segment CAGGCGGGCTAAAGCCGCTGCTCTCCCGGCTGGTCGCCTGGTGTGAACCCGCCCTGGCGCGCCATCTGGATGCGGTCATCTGCGTGGTCCCCGACCAGGAAGAGCGGCTGCGGCGGCGCGGCTGCCGCACGGTTATGGTGCGGAACTTTCCCCGGCTGGAGATCTTTTCCGTGCCGCAGCGAGGCGCTCGATCCGCAGAGCTGCTCTACCTTGGCGGGCTGAGCTACGCCCGCGGCGCGCGCGTGCTGGTCGAGATCATGACCCTGCTGCATCCCGCTTATCCGCAATTGCGTCTCACCTGCCTCGGACCCTTCAATGAACCTCATGTAGGTGAGGAGGTGCAGGCGCTGATCCGCGCGAGGGATCTCGAGGGGGTCATCACCCATATTCCACTGGTGCCCCACGAAGAGGTGGCCGCTTACCTCTACCGCGCCCGCATCGGGCTGGTCCCCTGGCAGCCGCATCCCCAGCTCATCAAGCTCTGTTATCCCAACAAGGTCTTCGAGTATATGGCCTGCGGCCTACCGATTGTCGCGAGCGATCTGCCCGGCCTGCGCGAGCTGATCCTGCCGGCGGGGTGCGGCCTTTTGGTTGCTCCGGCGGAGGTGGAGGCGCATGTTGCGGCCATCCGGCACCTGCTGGACCATCCAGACGAGGCCGAGGCGATGGGTATCGCCGGGGCGGCTTATGCCCGGGCGCATTACAGCTGGGAGAGCGAGCGCCAGCCGCTTTTGCAGCTTTATGCCGGACTGGAGCGGAACGTATGATTATGGCTGTGCAGCCTCCCGCCTATTTTGCCTCTGTCAAAGAGTGTGCCAAGTTGCTGACCGCTGAGGTCGTGGTGGAGGCGGAGAGCTTTCGTTTCAGCCGCAAGGAGTCCATCCATCGGGCGGCTATCCGCACCCGGACAGGAGTGCACTGGCTCTCAGTCCCAGTGCTCAGCCGGGGCAAACCGGGCGCCCGCATCGACGAGTTGGAGATCGATCCGCGCCAGCCGTGGGGGGATCTGCACCTACGCACCCTTGAATACACCTATCACAATGCCGCCTGGTACTACTTTTATTCCGATGCGGTGTCCGGGATCATACGCGGGGCCGGCAGCTCCCTGGCCACGTTGCTCCGGGCGACCGGCCGTTTTGCCGTGCGGAGCCTGCAAGCCACTGCCACCTGCTTTTCCAGCACGGAACTCCCCGCGGTGGCGGATCGCACCGGGAGGGTTCTGGCCTGGGCGGCGGCTTGTGGATGCAACTGTTACCTGGTATGGCCCTTTGAAGTGGCATTGCTCGACCGAGCGCGGTTGCGCGACGCGGGGATAACCCTACTGCAGCTCGAATTTGGGGCGGCGCCCTATCATCAGCAGATGCCGGATTTCCAGCCCGGCCTCTCCATTCTTGATCTTCTTTTCAACGAGGGGCCGGCAGCGGCGGACCATATCCGAAAAAGCGTGGAGTACCGGGTGGTGGACACTTGAAGCGGCTTGCGATGAGATCACAGGAGGTTTTATGACGGATACACAAAAAATGAGCCGTTTGTCCGGCCTGATTGCCGGCTGGCAGGAAAAAGTCATCACTCTGCAGCGCCATCTTGTGGCCATCCCGGCGCTGGCGCCGGAAAACGATGGCGATGGTGAGAGGCTCAAGGCGGATTACATGCGCAGCTACCTGGAGCAGCTCGGCCTCGATGAGCTCGAAGAACTCAATGCTCCAGATCCACGGGTCTCCTGCGGGCACCGCCCCAATCTGCTGGTACGGCTCCATGGCGAGGACCGCAGCCGGACGGTATGGGTGCTCGCTCACCTCGATGTCGTGCCTCCGGGCGATTTGGAGAGCTGGGCGCCGGAGGATCCCTACCGTTTAAGAGTGGACGGGGATGTACTCCAAGGCCGCGGCACCGAAGACAACCATCAGGGGTTGATCTCGGGCTTGCTCGCGGTCGCCGCCTTCAAGGAGGCGGGAATCCGGCCGCCGTGCAACCTCGGGCTGGCGGTGGTTTCTGACGAAGAGACCTCCAGCCGCTACGGGCTGGAATATCTCATGCAGCACCATCGCAACCAGTTTGGCATAAATGACCTGGTCCTCGTCCCAGACGCCGGCGATCCCGAGGGCAAGATCATCGAAATTGCGGAGAAGAGCATCCTCTGGCTCAAGGTGACGGTGACCGGAGCGCAATGTCACGCCTCCACGCCGAAAGAGGGCAACAACGCCGCGCGCGCCGCCGCCCACCTGGTGGTCCGGATGGATGCACTTGAAGCAACATTTAATGCACAGGATGTTCTGTTCGACCCGCCGAACAGCACCTTCGAGCCGACCAAGCATGAAGCCAATGTGCCCAATGTCAACACCATCCCAGGCAAGGAGGTCTTTTATTTCGATTGCCGGGTCCTGCCGCGCTATCCCCTGGCGATCGTGGAGGAGAAGATCCGAGCGTTGGCCGACGAGGTAGAGGCACAGTTCGGCGTCAGTGTGCGCCTGGAGCCGCAACAACGGTCGGAGGCGGCGCCGCCCACCCCGGAGAGTGCTGCGGTTGTCAACGGACTCAAACGGGCCATCCGGGCCGTCAAGAAGGTCGAGCCGCGTTGCGTCGGCATTGGGGGCGGCACTGTGGCGGCGATCTTCCGCCGTGCCGGCATTCCGGCCGCAGTCTGGTCTACTCTAGAGGATACCGCCCATCAGCCGGGAGAAACCTCCCGGATCTCCCACACGCTCAGCGACGCCACGGTGATGGCCTACCTCATGCTTCACGCCTAGAATGCCAAAAGGCCCGCTGAAATTCTTCAGCGGGCCTTTTCGTCAGCACCGGTCAACGGACTACTTCCCTGCGACGTTTGAGCCGGGAGTGGATGAACCAGCCCACCAGGACCGCGAGCAGGAGCACCACGACGATATCGACCTGATGGGAGTATTGCTGTACAACCCCCCAGTTTTCTCTCAGCTTGAGACCAAGATAGAGCAGAAAGGTGTTCCAGAGGGTGGCGCCGGCCAGCGTCGCGGCGAGGAAGGGAAAGAGACGCATTTTGCCCATGCCGGCCGGGATGGAGATGAAATGGCGGATCACCGGTATGAACCGGCTGAAAAAGAGTGTGATGGTGCCGCTGCGCCGGGCGAAGAATTTTTCAGTGAGCTCGAGATCATGACGGTCGAGCAGAAGGTACTTGCCGACCTTGAGCACGAGGGGTTTGCCGCCAAAATAGCCCATATAGTATGAGAGAATCGAGCCGAGCATCGAACCGGCAGTGGTCGCTGCTGCGGAGACGACAAAATTCCATTTGCCGTCGGCGACCAGAAATCCGACGAAGGGCATGACGGCTTCGCTCGGTACGGGGGCCACCATGCTCTCGAGCATCATTAGCAGGGCGGCACTCCAATAGCCCCCGGCATCAAGCAACCTGATAGCCAGTTCAGAGATATACTGGGTGATCATTATTTTTCTCCGATGGTGGGATAATTATATAGGTA encodes:
- a CDS encoding M20 family metallo-hydrolase, with product MTDTQKMSRLSGLIAGWQEKVITLQRHLVAIPALAPENDGDGERLKADYMRSYLEQLGLDELEELNAPDPRVSCGHRPNLLVRLHGEDRSRTVWVLAHLDVVPPGDLESWAPEDPYRLRVDGDVLQGRGTEDNHQGLISGLLAVAAFKEAGIRPPCNLGLAVVSDEETSSRYGLEYLMQHHRNQFGINDLVLVPDAGDPEGKIIEIAEKSILWLKVTVTGAQCHASTPKEGNNAARAAAHLVVRMDALEATFNAQDVLFDPPNSTFEPTKHEANVPNVNTIPGKEVFYFDCRVLPRYPLAIVEEKIRALADEVEAQFGVSVRLEPQQRSEAAPPTPESAAVVNGLKRAIRAVKKVEPRCVGIGGGTVAAIFRRAGIPAAVWSTLEDTAHQPGETSRISHTLSDATVMAYLMLHA
- a CDS encoding glycosyltransferase family 4 protein produces the protein MSGDAMPGDEVQPLRVCIFTSVHRPYDVRIFHREAQTLAEAGYEVTLLVHAPFTTAERDGVRLIGMTPPANRRQRLSSLWRFFWAALRQKAQVYHFHDLELLPAGWLLKRWTRAAVIYDCHENYPEAVRERAWLPGGLKPLLSRLVAWCEPALARHLDAVICVVPDQEERLRRRGCRTVMVRNFPRLEIFSVPQRGARSAELLYLGGLSYARGARVLVEIMTLLHPAYPQLRLTCLGPFNEPHVGEEVQALIRARDLEGVITHIPLVPHEEVAAYLYRARIGLVPWQPHPQLIKLCYPNKVFEYMACGLPIVASDLPGLRELILPAGCGLLVAPAEVEAHVAAIRHLLDHPDEAEAMGIAGAAYARAHYSWESERQPLLQLYAGLERNV
- a CDS encoding WbqC family protein yields the protein MIMAVQPPAYFASVKECAKLLTAEVVVEAESFRFSRKESIHRAAIRTRTGVHWLSVPVLSRGKPGARIDELEIDPRQPWGDLHLRTLEYTYHNAAWYYFYSDAVSGIIRGAGSSLATLLRATGRFAVRSLQATATCFSSTELPAVADRTGRVLAWAAACGCNCYLVWPFEVALLDRARLRDAGITLLQLEFGAAPYHQQMPDFQPGLSILDLLFNEGPAAADHIRKSVEYRVVDT
- a CDS encoding DedA family protein, whose protein sequence is MITQYISELAIRLLDAGGYWSAALLMMLESMVAPVPSEAVMPFVGFLVADGKWNFVVSAAATTAGSMLGSILSYYMGYFGGKPLVLKVGKYLLLDRHDLELTEKFFARRSGTITLFFSRFIPVIRHFISIPAGMGKMRLFPFLAATLAGATLWNTFLLYLGLKLRENWGVVQQYSHQVDIVVVLLLAVLVGWFIHSRLKRRREVVR